The Epinephelus lanceolatus isolate andai-2023 chromosome 13, ASM4190304v1, whole genome shotgun sequence genomic interval ATGTGGAGTTTAATGCTATGTACTGCTTCGACATGCACACAGTGGTGTGTTTCCATACATAGACCTGCACTGCATTATTTCCATCACTAGATGGAGCTGTGCACTGGTCAAGTGCAGTATGGGAGATCCAAGTGGTTTAATGGAAAGTTACAGGAGACACAAGAACAGTTCAGTATCACCAGGTTTTATTTTGACTTCAGGAGTGGTGTGCAAATTATAATAACACCTTTTCACAGCAAATGAACACAAGGAGgcattagaaagaaaaaaaaaacagacactgggctttgaaaaaagtcataggggCAATATAAGACATTAGAGAACAATAATGCAAAAATAACACCAGTGTAGGGATGAGTCAACATAAGAAAACTctgagccaaaataaaaactacatCAAATACTCACAGACAGGATATGTCAGTATGAAACAATAAAAGCACATTATAATTACATCATGAcactataatataataaatgtaaGGCTTCAACACAGTAAGAAACTGTCTAAAAATCTGTCTTAACAAGTCATTTTCTCCTACATGCAGCTGTTAAAACCCATTTTCCTTGAAAGTAGAGATAAATGTGCATattcactgcagctttttttcGGCCGACACCAGAAAGGCCTTGATATCATTTAAGGTGGAACTTGGTCATTGAACTGTCTTATTTCAAGAAAAAGATTTTCACACTCATCAACTGGTTGAATGAGTTAATAAAATCACTGTATAAAATATTGTCTGCCGATTTATTGCAATAACTGGTGGACTAAGCATCCTGATCTTTTTCTCAAGTAAAAGTATCAGTACcataatgtaaaaatactccatcaTGAGCAAAAGTCCTGTATTTGAAATGTTAccaacacaagcacacacaactACCATCATTTAAATGTACCTGAGTATCAAAAGAGAAAGTGCTTATTGTGCAGTGTTGTCAGAGGCTGAATTTCAGTGTTGAGGTGGAGCTGATTTTAATTACTAGGTACTTCTGCCACAATGCATAATGCTTTTTAAGTTGATAAGTGTTGCATATGAAATTGAATCTGAACAGAAACAAGAAGCTCCAGGTGTCCTAGGTATAAAGTAGTAGAAAATAGAAACATTAAAgtcagtaaaagtacttcagaACTCTAtttaagtgcagtacttgagtaaatgtagttACAGTGCTACACTGATCACAATACACTTAATGTTAATACATTTTGTGTAAAGTAGGCTCCAATGGTCCTGATGATTttctattgtgtgtgtttttaagaaATACTTAGATGTGTATTTAGACCATTTGGTTTCTCCTCTCTATTGTGAATGTAACAGCAGACCAAACTCCACACCTTGGCTGTTCCTGCAGGACTCtttgctctctctcctcccagCAGACAGCGGCTCCGGTCTTGACGTAGAGATCAGGTGACTGTAACTTCTCTGACGGGGCCGTTATAAGGGAAGTTTGACAAGTTTCACTCAGTTTCCCTCCTGGTCCCAAACTTGGATTTCAACTTTCTACAAGTGGCGGAGAAAGTCCCTCTGggctctcttctttctctctgcaaCTTTCCAGGTAAGTTGAAGCCACTTTTCTGTTTGATTTGTTAAAGAGCGTGTCTGAAGAAACTTTCCCCCCTCCGTCAGAAGTCCCGTTAGAAATAGTCGGGAAAGCTCCGGTGCGCTCCTACACACGCAGCGCAAGCCTAAGAAGTTTGAAGattttcctctcctgtttgtctgttttttactCCTCCTCTTAAACATAAGAAAATATAGCTGAAGGCTCACACCTTACAGGGATAAACGATAGCGTAAAAGTGTTTGATTTATTAGATGCATTTAAGGCGCACTGAAATCTTGAGCGCGTTACGTTTATTCTCGCTTTTTTTCATCCAAAACTTCCTGTTGCTGTTGTGCTGCCTTTAACTTAGCTGCCATGTGGGCCACTGATCTGTCCTCTGGACTTTAACTCAAGGAAAGCTCTGTTTCATGTTTAAAGGTTCTGCTATAAGCCAGTGACCACTTTACTTATAAAAGTGGATTTGTCCCAAGGACACCAGGAAACTGCAAAAGTGGAATGTCCAGTACTTTTTCATTCATATCCTGTGACTTGTCATTGGAATTGCTGTACAGAGTTTTCAGTGAGATCTGAGAGGTCTGCTGGGAGAGACATTGTGTTGGAGCCTATTGTTCTCTGTTGTCTTGGTCATTTTCACCAGACAAACTCAGTCATGTAGAAAGTGGCGGGATATTTTCTGTCTAATAACAacttttttcctccctttttttaaaaaaaaaagttttatgtttGACTCTACTGAAGGCTGAAGGTTCACATACAACTTCTACACTATGACAATGCATTCTGTATATTTTCCAAGTCATAAGGATACAGTGTATGTGGTTTATTATAAGATAAGTGAGAGCACATGCGGTTAGTTTGGCACCATGCAGATTAGACTGGAGGCTCCTACTTTTCCACATTAAGATTCTCCCTGCTCTCTGGAGTAAAATGTCTTTATCTGTTGGAGGCTTTTCTTGTTGACCTCATAAGATCTGCTCTGACCTTTAAACAGCTCTGTTAGGTTATTTTCATGTCAGAGTGGGCAAAGAGATCCACTATGGACTCTTTAAACCTCCATCAGATCCCTGATAAGACTCATGATTTCATTTGGAATGGTTGAGCTGTGAAGGTGAGAGTGAAAACGGatttaaactgttttacagtctgtggtttatCACTCGATTACAGTTAAAATCACACTGCGCTCTGCTAATTTTGCTGAGGActcatgttaaccacagacccccccccccccccccccccccccccagaaaaTCCCAAAAGACTCTCAGAACTCCTTAAAGGACCTCTTCTTTGGTATTTGTGCTGAATATAACTAATTCATTTTTGATTCATGATTTGTTGTAGTGTGTTTTCTTAATTCACATTAAGGACTGCCCAGTCAGAGTAGCTCAGCAGTAACTTTCTATTGTTCAGCAGCTTCAAAACTTAGATCAGCACCGCTGCATCTACAGGAGACAGTCATGGCGCATTTTAACCAAGGAGGGCGCTCGTTTTCAGGGGATGAGCCCGGACGTACACAGGCCCACAGAGTACACCAGTCCGTGTCGGGCATCTTTTAACTGTGACTCTTTTTTAATCTAATGAAATAAAAGTGTAACTTAGTTTTCAGCGGGACACCTTTGCAAGCTTTTGGACTGTCAACAGGAGCTGATGTCATACTTTTTGTAATTGGCTGATCTACCTCGAGGAAATGTTCtttgtatctgcagggctccTCTATAAGCACAGAGGAAAGAAGCACACAACAAGATTTACTGCACTGTCTGTCCTGCCACACACACTTATCAGATTGGGTACACAATCACACAGCATAGTGACTTTTTTCCAGCAACCTCATTCTGGACAGCATTCAGTCAATTTTCTACTGTTTTCTGAAGCAGACAAGCTCGGTCTGCTGATGATCCAGCTTTGCCTCTTCTTTTcctcatttattttctcctcctcactctGTGCCTCAGGACTGAAGCTCACAGTTTAAAACACTGAAGCAGATGCCTTTGTTACTGCTCCTTAAAAACAGTGATAATGGTAAAAGCTAATGCAAGTTGTTAACATGTATAAAAAattgacacattttttaaaaactggccTTAAACCTGTACAGGACAATAGTTAGCAGGTATTCTCACCTGACATAGTTTGGACCTCTGAGACAGAAGTGCTGCAGAAATACACTGCAGGTAGAGTCCTCTCATGTGACttaaacatgtttctttttccagGAGCACAGATTAGGTTGAAGACTGTACTTTAGACTGAGAGAAGTTTGTTTTTCCCCAAGAGAACAGTTTATTACTTTAAGATGTTTACCGTTGCTCACGGTATTTAAATATTCACAGTAACGATGTTTCATTAACATATTTCCTCCACATCTCTATTTTCCCCATCGTTTCCTGTCTACCGAAGGGTTAACAAAAATTTGCCACTGTTCCATGATTTGATACAGGGTTTCTTAAACTTCCTCTTCCAGTGCAGTctaaagcatgttttttttatgaatacaAAGTTTGATCAAGATTTTCTTTACCTAATGAGTCAAATTTCTCTTCATATTTTCACATCCTGGGCTGGGCTTAAAGGACAGCGTTGCACAAACTgagcaaaatgtgttttctggcCCTGCTCTCAGTAATTGGATTAGCTTGTGTTTTACGTCATGAAACATCTAGTTTTGTCTCCTTCAATAACAATGCTGTTTAATCACATAATGCTGCCAAATTTTGAGAATCTTGTTAGTCTTTCCTAAAAATCCAAACTAGATTGGAGCAAACATGTTATCCTGTGTCTGTGTAAGCCTGAACTCACGTTTTAATAGTTGGTGCTGTCTGTATTCTACCCTCGGTTCAACattgtttaacttttttttttcaccagctAACGCTCCCTGAGAATGGGTGACTGGAGTGCTCTGGGTCGTTTGCTGGACAAGGTCCAGGCCTACTCTACTGCCGGGGGAAAGGTCTGGCTGTCggtcctcttcatcttcaggaTCCTGGTTCTGGGTACTGCAGTGGAATCAGCCTGGGGAGACGAGCAGTCTGCGTTCAAATGTAACACCCAGCAGCCTGGTTGTGAGAACGTCTGCTATGACAAATCCTTCCCCATCTCCCATGTCCGCTTCTGGGTCCTCCAGATCATCTTTGTGTCAACACCCACACTCCTCTACCTGGCTCATGTCTTCTACCTGAACAGGAAGGAGCAGAAATTCaacaggaaggaggaggagcttaaagCCGTGCAAAATGATGGAGGTGATGTTGACATCCCGCTGAAGAAAATCGAGATGAAAAAGCTAAAGTATGGCATTGAAGAGCACGGCAAAGTAAAGATGAAAGGTGCCCTGCTCAGAACCTATATAGTCAGTATTTTCTTCAAGTCTATGTTTGAGGTGGGCTTCCTGATTATTCAGTGGTACATATATGGCTTCAGCCTGTCTGCAGTCTACACCTGTGAGAGGTCCCCATGCCCACACAGGGTGGACTGTTTCTTGTCTCGTCCCACAGAGAAGACcgtcttcatcatcttcatgtTGGTGGTGTCCCTTGTATCCCTGCTGCTTAATGTCATCGAGCTTTTCTATGTGTTTTTTAAGCGGATCAAAGATCGTGTGAAGGGCAAACAGCAGCCCATGCTCTACCCCAGTGGAGGCACCTTGAGTCCCACCCCTAAAGAACTGTCCACCACCAAGTATGCCTACTATAATGGCTGTTCCTCCCCGACTGCCCCACTCTCACCCATGTCCCCCCCAGGCTACAAGCTGGCCACAGGGGAGCGGGGAACCGGCTCATGCCGTAATTATAATAAGCAGGCCAATGAGCAGAACTGGGCCAACTACTCCACAGAGCAGAACCGGCTCGGCCAGAATGGTGGAGGAAGCACTATATCAAACTCCCATGCACAAGCCTTTGACTTCCCAGATGACACCCATGAGCATAAGAAACTGTCCTCAACAGCAGGACACGAGCTGCAGCCTCTGGCGCTGATGGACGCCAGGCCCTGTAGCCGGGCCAGCAGccggatgagcagcagagccagGCCAGACGACCTGGATGTGTGAGCCCTGGTTCCTCCTCCCACCTCTGCCTGGCTGACGGGATGTGCGGGTGCAGCCAGAGAATCAGCAAACCCTCAATCACACGGGTTCATAAAAGAGGTGGGGCTAACCTCAATCACTGTCTTCAGCATAGAGACTCTTAGTCACTCGAAGAGACATTAAAACTTGTTATGTAACACTGTCAAAGGTACAAgttgcaaatattttttttttctcaatgacTTTTACCATAACCTTTTAGTGGAGCTAACCCAGCTTTAAGCAAACAGAACAGCCACAGGAAAGGTGCAGAGGTGTGCCTTAAAACCAGTCACTGATCAGTCTAAGAACAGAGGACCACACTGGTCAGAGTGACTCATCTGGTTTGAATTTGCCAAGGTTACATTAAAGGacaattctatttttttcttgttttcataGTTTCTGCTATTCTTCCTATTGGTGACAGCATTTTTACTTACCACTGTCACAGCTGGTTTCTGAAGGCATGGTGACAGCTTTACAACAGGGTGCCTTCATAGTTGTGTCTTAACATGTGACCAGATCAAAATTAGCCTTCTGAGCTAACTCTGTTTCATttagagttttgttttgtttcttttgattGACGAGCATTGTCACTGACAAATAAACTAAGAATGAAGATTCCAGTCGGGCAAATCTCAGTCTCCATACACACGTCCCTGAATTTAGCCAAATTATCTACACCATACCATGTAGAACTGAAAGaataatgttgtgttcacatgtAATTAGGCAGACGGTAGGGACCAGATGGACAACACCTTCTTAAAGGCACGGTCTGATGGGATGGCAGGAAGGTAAAAGGAAACATGTATGATGATATGCTGTGATGGTGTATTATTTACAAGGAATGGAATAAATTATATGACATATAAcattttttatgtaatttttctAGTAATGCCCAGTAATTGTCCAGATTGCCTGTGTCTTCACCTTGTGTGAGGACGCTATGGAACATCTGATTGTAAATTCTGTCggcaaaaagttaaaatattttacatttaaatggcAGTGCTACCTATGGTAACCATTGTTTGCCTCAAATAATTTTACTATCCAGATCTTGTCCACTAAAATGATATCCCATTTGCCATCTACCATCATCCTAattccatgtgaatgcagcacaagtTGAGGGTGAACCAAACTAGACTCATATGAAAGATTTCAGATCTGCCACCCGAGAGTTTAAAGTACATACAACTTTTTGGTAAGGTTTCTTTATGGCTCAAAACCAATACAGAGTTTCTGTAGGAGATGGGATGTTTTTCTCCATTGTTTAAGTCATTCACTGTCTTCATCCCCAAGATGTATTTCTTTTTCCACCTTAGCTCCTGAGAGAGGGAAGTCATACACAGTAGCTGTTTGAACTAATGGTGCTGTTTTTCAGGTGAGGTGAGCCCTGTGTGATCACTTGGTGCACTGTTATAAAGCTGTGCATAGCTCATCAGTGAGGCATTATTATAACCAACAGGAATAATAGCCAAAAGtatgaaatagaaaaataaaacacaagttgcaataaaacatacacacacaaacatgtttgcATTGACAGAAAGTTTAATGGACTCTGCCACACTTGCATTGCTTTGCTCTTACAGTTTGCTTGCATATTAAAGCTGCATTTATGTGTGAATCAACACTATTAATACATTTTCTTCAGTTTCCACTTACACCAGAACATTCTCATCCGAGTTCTCAATTAAAATCAATTATCAGCCACAACAAAGACAGGAATTATTGTCCAGACAACTATATGTAAAGTTTTTACCACTTGGCTCAACCTTGATCTGTGACTTACAGGAAAGGTTTTGAGGAGAATGCTTACAATGAGTTGTAGTGAATATTTATTGCTTGGCATCTGTAGGACACCTACCACTAAGAGGAAAAAATTGACTACTATCCAGTATCTCTTACTCACAGAAAACATCTTACATTAACTCCCCACAAACTGTATATTTATTGacagtaaaaaacatttttctctctttagtAACTTTGTCAGTCAGCATGGACTGTTGTTTCCTGATAAACTTTGAATTTATGTGgtgttatgttttcattttgtggttatatttgtctttttttggggtgtgtgtgagagtggcAGGGCTGAGGGTTCAGGCTGCTGTGACACAGCAAACTCTGATCTGCTTTT includes:
- the gja1b gene encoding gap junction alpha-1 protein produces the protein MGDWSALGRLLDKVQAYSTAGGKVWLSVLFIFRILVLGTAVESAWGDEQSAFKCNTQQPGCENVCYDKSFPISHVRFWVLQIIFVSTPTLLYLAHVFYLNRKEQKFNRKEEELKAVQNDGGDVDIPLKKIEMKKLKYGIEEHGKVKMKGALLRTYIVSIFFKSMFEVGFLIIQWYIYGFSLSAVYTCERSPCPHRVDCFLSRPTEKTVFIIFMLVVSLVSLLLNVIELFYVFFKRIKDRVKGKQQPMLYPSGGTLSPTPKELSTTKYAYYNGCSSPTAPLSPMSPPGYKLATGERGTGSCRNYNKQANEQNWANYSTEQNRLGQNGGGSTISNSHAQAFDFPDDTHEHKKLSSTAGHELQPLALMDARPCSRASSRMSSRARPDDLDV